A single region of the Penaeus vannamei isolate JL-2024 chromosome 23, ASM4276789v1, whole genome shotgun sequence genome encodes:
- the LOC138865931 gene encoding uncharacterized protein → MIWTSKDIERRQKGVRRGLERSCLQECATGLSDIPFRPSAMAVCRSWTSRRVLHSCLIWVAMASVHFAKANIDSSCRDMHAACNSWTKQGECITNRDFMLPQCRRSCNYCNEGSSATELTGRESWPAKETELIAPDQIKDGRSSSPKMMGGDSLHARVKRTIMFGGGRGGRSGHRGGMTHGSWGTSSRGNRGRGRSRTYMMRGGGRRGRRQRGRSGCDFLSRIFGRCGGSGRGRRGRGRRRGRQRASRTRSSHGRRQSFWPVQNLLQSLWPGRQSNSVW, encoded by the exons ATGATTTGGACATCGAAGGACATAGAGAGACGACAAAAGGGTGTCCGGAGAGGGTTAGAGCGCAGTTGTCTCCAGGAGTGTG CCACTGGTCTTAGTGACATCCCCTTCAGGCCTTCGGCGATGGCTGTGTGCAGATCATGGACTTCCAGAAGGGTGTTGCACAGCTGCCTGATCTGGGTGGCCATGGCAAGCGTCCATTTTGCAAAGGCGAACATTG ACTCCAGCTGTCGTGATATGCATGCAGCGTGTAACTCGTGGACAAAGCAAGGAGAGTGCATCACGAACAGAGACTTCATGCTACCTCAGTGTCGGAGGAGCTGTAATTACTGCAATGAAG GTTCGTCAGCCACTGAGCTAACGGGACGGGAAAGCTGGCCAGCGAAGGAAACCGAGTTAATCGCTCCAGACCAGATCAAAGACGGCAGGTCATCATCCCCCAAGATGATGGGGGGAGATTCGCTTCATGCTCGGGTTAAAAGGACGATAATGttcggaggtggaagaggaggaagaagcggacaCAGAGGAGGTATGACACACGGAAGCTGGGGAACAAGTAGcagaggaaacagagggagaggaaggagcaggaCTTACATGATG CGCGGAGGAGGCAGACGCGGGCGGCGACAGCGAGGTCGAAGTGGCTGCGATTTCCTCAGTCGGATTTTTGGGAGGTGTGGCGGAAGTGGCAGAGGCCGACGGGGTCGTGGGAGGCGACGAGGGAGACAAAGGGCCTCTCGCACCCGGTCTTCTCACGGGCGGAGACAGTCCTTCTGGCCAGTGCAAAACCTCTTGCAGTCCTTGTGGCCGGGCCGTCAGTCTAATAGTGTCTGGTAG